The following are from one region of the Bacillota bacterium genome:
- a CDS encoding ferrous iron transport protein A, whose translation MAFAQERQGRHRHKYRWGWRWGRGRGPAGKWAGGQVDGRRGATPGRPGLAYGLRLCDLGPGEEAEIAFVDAHSMRDLQKFVAMGVLPGARVKLIQRIPVCVFRIGESEFAIDGELSRTIYLKA comes from the coding sequence ATGGCCTTTGCTCAAGAAAGGCAAGGAAGGCATCGCCACAAGTATAGGTGGGGGTGGAGATGGGGTAGAGGTAGAGGGCCCGCGGGCAAATGGGCCGGCGGCCAGGTGGATGGGCGGCGGGGCGCGACGCCCGGGCGCCCGGGGTTAGCATATGGGTTGCGGCTGTGCGACCTGGGGCCCGGGGAGGAGGCGGAGATCGCCTTCGTGGATGCACATAGCATGCGAGATCTCCAGAAATTCGTGGCCATGGGCGTCTTGCCCGGGGCTCGGGTTAAGCTCATTCAGAGGATACCGGTATGCGTATTTCGGATAGGGGAGTCTGAGTTTGCGATCGACGGGGAATTATCGCGCACGATCTACCTCAAGGCTTGA